A window of Synechococcus sp. MEDNS5 contains these coding sequences:
- a CDS encoding ABC transporter permease, with translation MGRYWRTLRRFWGTAVAVQLEYQANVLIELLAVAMSLSGSLFLLSLFYGPQQTLGDWSWAQALMVQGLYTVFDGMATTWLRPNLGAIVTHVREGTLDFVLLKPIDSQFWLSLRTLSPAGLPEIGLGLGLLAWGSHQAGVVLTLFSFFTVLVMLLAGGLILYSLWFLIAATSIWFVKTWNATEVLRALLASGRYPLNAYPPALRLLFTLVLPVAFLTTVPAQVLLGQAAAPMLLAGCGLAALFFSAARAFWLFALRSYTSASS, from the coding sequence ATGGGACGGTACTGGCGAACCCTGCGTCGCTTCTGGGGCACGGCCGTGGCGGTGCAGCTGGAGTACCAGGCCAACGTGTTGATCGAGCTGCTGGCGGTGGCGATGAGCCTCAGCGGCAGTCTGTTTCTGCTTTCGCTCTTTTATGGACCGCAGCAGACTCTGGGGGACTGGAGCTGGGCCCAGGCTCTGATGGTGCAGGGTCTCTACACCGTGTTCGACGGCATGGCCACCACCTGGCTGCGCCCCAATCTCGGCGCGATTGTCACCCATGTGCGCGAGGGAACGCTCGACTTCGTGCTGCTCAAACCGATCGACAGTCAGTTCTGGTTGTCGTTGCGCACGCTGTCGCCGGCGGGTCTACCAGAGATCGGTCTGGGGCTTGGGCTTTTGGCCTGGGGCAGCCATCAGGCCGGTGTGGTGCTCACGCTTTTCTCCTTTTTTACCGTGTTGGTGATGCTGCTGGCCGGTGGTTTGATTCTTTATTCACTGTGGTTTCTGATCGCTGCCACCAGCATCTGGTTCGTCAAAACCTGGAATGCCACGGAGGTGTTACGAGCTCTTCTGGCCTCGGGCCGCTACCCCCTCAATGCCTATCCGCCGGCCCTGCGCCTGCTCTTCACATTGGTGTTGCCGGTGGCCTTTCTCACCACGGTTCCCGCCCAGGTATTGCTTGGACAAGCCGCCGCACCGATGCTGCTGGCGGGGTGTGGATTGGCTGCGTTGTTCTTTTCAGCGGCGCGGGCTTTCTGGCTGTTTGCACTGCGCTCCTACACTTCGGCGTCGAGTTGA
- a CDS encoding ABC-2 family transporter protein, with amino-acid sequence MRIFGLNRRIIRVLLGTQYAHMLEYRAEIALWALSGVLPFIMLSVWSGSDARLGLGLDGVALDRYFLSAFLVRQFSVVWVVYDFEEDALQGRLSPYLLQPLHPLWRYVAAHLGEQLTRLPFAALIAAVFFAVQPQAFWQPSVGGFLLAWLATWMAFAIAFLFQSLLAALCFWSEKASALERLQFIPFLFLSGLLAPLTAFPPAVRAWAQWTPFPYLIDFPARVLAGQPVDLMAGFGAQLAWIAVLLPLLLLLWRAGVRRYSAMGA; translated from the coding sequence ATGCGGATCTTCGGCTTGAACCGGCGGATCATCCGGGTGCTGCTGGGCACCCAGTACGCCCACATGCTCGAGTACCGCGCTGAGATCGCCCTCTGGGCCCTCTCGGGTGTGCTGCCGTTCATCATGCTCAGCGTCTGGAGTGGCAGCGACGCGCGCTTGGGGCTGGGGCTCGATGGTGTGGCCCTGGATCGCTATTTCCTCAGTGCCTTTCTGGTGCGCCAGTTCTCGGTGGTGTGGGTGGTGTACGACTTTGAGGAGGATGCGCTGCAGGGCCGGCTGTCGCCCTACCTGCTGCAACCGCTGCACCCGCTCTGGCGTTATGTGGCGGCCCATCTCGGTGAACAGCTCACCCGTCTGCCTTTTGCCGCCCTGATCGCGGCGGTGTTCTTTGCGGTGCAGCCCCAGGCCTTCTGGCAGCCCTCGGTGGGAGGCTTTCTGCTGGCCTGGCTGGCCACCTGGATGGCCTTTGCCATCGCCTTTCTGTTCCAGAGCCTGTTGGCCGCCCTCTGTTTCTGGAGTGAGAAGGCCAGTGCCCTGGAGCGGCTTCAGTTCATCCCTTTTCTGTTCCTTTCCGGTCTGCTGGCACCGCTCACGGCCTTCCCGCCGGCGGTGCGGGCCTGGGCTCAGTGGACGCCGTTTCCGTACCTGATCGATTTTCCTGCGCGGGTGCTGGCGGGCCAGCCGGTGGACCTGATGGCGGGCTTCGGGGCGCAGCTGGCCTGGATCGCCGTGTTGCTGCCCTTGCTGCTGCTGCTCTGGCGCGCCGGCGTGCGGCGCTATAGCGCCATGGGGGCCTGA
- a CDS encoding ATP-binding cassette domain-containing protein yields MICVDGLSKIYRVAEKQPGLAGTLRHFVRRRTRDVTAVQDVSFRIEPGEMVGFLGANGAGKTTTLKMLCGLIHPSSGAVQVAGFSPQRRQAEFLRRITLVMGQKQQLLWDLPPMDSLRVNAAVYGIPDAVARRRISELADLLELGEELTRPVRKLSLGQRMKAELLAALLHEPQVLFLDEPTLGLDVNAQVRVRQFLADYNRRTGATVLLTSHYMADITALCPRVLLIHKGRLFHDGPLDSLAEQLAPEREVRLELEAPVDPSLFAGLGRLELMEGCDVRLLVPRDQLTAVVAQLLDRFAVRDLDVTDPPIEELIGGLFRQGRV; encoded by the coding sequence CTGATCTGTGTTGATGGCCTGAGCAAGATCTACCGGGTTGCCGAGAAGCAGCCCGGGCTGGCCGGCACCCTGCGCCATTTCGTCCGCCGCCGCACCCGGGACGTGACAGCGGTGCAGGACGTCTCCTTCCGGATTGAGCCCGGCGAGATGGTGGGCTTTCTCGGTGCCAACGGGGCCGGCAAAACCACCACCTTGAAGATGCTCTGCGGCTTGATTCACCCCAGCAGCGGCGCGGTGCAGGTGGCGGGGTTCAGTCCCCAGCGCCGCCAGGCGGAGTTCCTCAGACGGATCACTCTGGTGATGGGGCAGAAGCAGCAACTGCTCTGGGACCTGCCGCCGATGGACTCGCTGCGGGTGAATGCGGCGGTCTACGGAATCCCCGATGCTGTGGCCCGGCGGCGCATCAGCGAGTTGGCCGATCTGCTGGAGCTGGGGGAGGAGCTCACCCGGCCGGTGCGCAAGCTTTCCTTAGGCCAGCGGATGAAGGCCGAACTGCTGGCGGCGCTGCTGCATGAGCCGCAGGTGTTGTTCCTCGATGAACCGACCCTGGGGCTGGATGTGAACGCCCAGGTCCGCGTGCGCCAGTTCCTGGCCGACTACAACCGCCGCACGGGGGCGACCGTGCTGCTCACCAGCCACTACATGGCCGACATCACGGCGTTGTGTCCCCGGGTGCTGCTGATCCACAAGGGGCGGTTGTTCCACGACGGGCCGCTGGACTCCCTGGCTGAACAGCTGGCGCCGGAGCGGGAGGTGCGGCTGGAGCTGGAGGCGCCGGTTGATCCTTCGCTCTTCGCCGGTCTGGGACGGTTGGAGTTGATGGAGGGGTGTGACGTGCGGCTGTTGGTGCCCCGCGATCAGCTCACCGCCGTGGTGGCTCAGCTGCTGGATCGTTTTGCGGTGCGCGATCTGGATGTGACCGATCCTCCGATTGAAGAACTGATCGGTGGCCTGTTCCGCCAGGGGCGCGTCTGA